The Agromyces sp. LHK192 genome includes a window with the following:
- the aroC gene encoding chorismate synthase, which yields MLRWLTAGESHGPELVAIIEGLPAGIPISLDTIRGDLARRKLGYGRGARMKFEQDELAISGGVRHGLTLGSPVAVRVGNTEWPKWQEVMSPEPIDPDKLGRGRGAPLTRPRPGHADLVGMQKYDFDEARPVLERASARETAARVALGAVAKSFLGELGIRLVSHTLAIGPVRVPEGAELPLPGDVDRLDADPLRCFDEETSARMVAEVDDAHKSGDTLGGVVEVLAYGLPPGLGSHVHWDRRLDAQLASALMGIQAIKGVEVGDGFETTRRRGSAAHDELRMADGRIVRASDRAGGTEGGMSTGTVLRVRAGMKPIATVPHALPTVDVATGEPAPAHHQRSDVCAVPAAGVVAEAMVALTLANSVLEKFGGDSVGETRRNLEGYLAAIPDSLATAGAAIDA from the coding sequence ATGCTCCGTTGGCTCACTGCCGGAGAATCCCACGGCCCTGAGCTCGTGGCGATCATCGAGGGTCTCCCCGCCGGCATCCCCATCTCGCTCGACACGATCCGAGGCGATCTCGCGCGCCGCAAGCTCGGCTACGGCCGCGGCGCTCGCATGAAGTTCGAGCAGGACGAGCTGGCCATCTCGGGGGGCGTCCGCCACGGGCTCACCCTCGGCAGCCCGGTGGCCGTGCGCGTCGGCAACACCGAGTGGCCGAAGTGGCAGGAGGTCATGAGCCCGGAGCCGATCGACCCCGACAAGCTCGGACGGGGCCGCGGCGCCCCGCTGACCCGCCCTCGCCCCGGTCACGCCGACCTCGTCGGCATGCAGAAGTACGACTTCGACGAGGCGCGCCCGGTGCTCGAGCGCGCGAGCGCCCGCGAGACCGCGGCCCGCGTCGCGCTCGGCGCGGTCGCGAAGTCGTTCCTCGGCGAGCTCGGCATCCGGCTCGTGTCCCACACGCTCGCGATCGGTCCCGTGCGGGTTCCGGAAGGGGCGGAGCTGCCGCTGCCGGGCGACGTCGACCGGCTCGACGCGGATCCGCTGCGGTGCTTCGACGAGGAGACGAGCGCGCGCATGGTCGCCGAGGTCGACGATGCGCACAAGTCGGGCGACACGCTCGGCGGCGTCGTCGAGGTGCTGGCGTACGGGCTCCCGCCCGGGCTCGGGTCGCACGTGCACTGGGACCGCCGCCTCGACGCACAGCTCGCTTCCGCACTCATGGGCATCCAGGCGATCAAGGGGGTCGAGGTCGGCGACGGCTTCGAGACCACCCGACGGCGCGGTTCCGCCGCGCACGACGAGCTGCGCATGGCCGACGGTCGCATCGTGCGTGCGAGCGACCGTGCCGGCGGCACCGAGGGCGGGATGTCGACGGGGACCGTGCTGCGCGTGCGGGCGGGCATGAAGCCCATCGCGACCGTGCCGCACGCGCTCCCGACCGTGGATGTCGCGACCGGCGAGCCGGCTCCTGCGCACCACCAGCGCTCGGACGTGTGCGCGGTTCCCGCGGCCGGCGTCGTCGCCGAGGCGATGGTCGCCCTGACGCTCGCGAACTCGGTGCTCGAGAAGTTCGGCGGCGACTCGGTCGGCGAGACCCGCCGGAACCTCGAGGGCTACCTCGCCGCGATCCCCGATTCGCTCGCAACGGCCGGCGCCGCGATCGATGCCTGA
- the ruvX gene encoding Holliday junction resolvase RuvX, whose product MRPGVRLGIDVGRARVGVARCDAGAILAVPVETVARSVDGDDDVLRILAIAEEYDAFEFVVGNPLSLSGGSTASTDDAVGFALRLAGAGEREVRLVDERLSTVTAQQQLRASGKKARQQRPIVDQAAAVIILQHALDAERASGAAPGRVIPTDEGRRTQ is encoded by the coding sequence ATGCGTCCCGGGGTGAGGCTCGGGATCGACGTGGGGCGCGCCCGCGTCGGCGTCGCCAGGTGCGATGCCGGCGCGATCCTCGCGGTCCCGGTCGAGACCGTCGCACGCAGCGTGGACGGCGATGACGACGTGCTCCGGATCCTCGCGATCGCCGAGGAGTACGACGCGTTCGAGTTCGTGGTGGGCAATCCGCTGTCGCTGTCCGGGGGATCCACGGCGTCGACCGATGACGCCGTGGGGTTCGCGCTGAGGCTCGCCGGTGCTGGGGAGCGGGAGGTTCGCCTCGTGGACGAGCGGCTCTCGACGGTGACGGCCCAGCAGCAGCTCAGGGCCTCCGGAAAGAAGGCTCGCCAGCAGCGTCCCATTGTGGACCAAGCTGCGGCCGTTATCATTCTGCAACATGCACTCGATGCCGAACGGGCGTCCGGCGCTGCACCCGGCCGGGTGATCCCCACCGACGAAGGACGCAGAACCCAGTGA
- the nusB gene encoding transcription antitermination factor NusB, whose amino-acid sequence MSARTKARKRALDLLYSADMRQVPVEQLLTVEAERAANEPERQASWLYAREIVDGIVDHRNEIDELISTHSRGWTLERMPAVDRALLRVAVWEIVYNDEVPDGVAISEAVEAATVLSTDDSAGFVNGLLNAVSHSKA is encoded by the coding sequence GTGAGCGCCCGCACGAAGGCCCGCAAGCGGGCCCTCGACCTCCTGTACTCGGCGGACATGCGGCAGGTGCCCGTCGAGCAGCTGCTCACGGTCGAGGCCGAGCGCGCCGCGAACGAGCCCGAGCGTCAGGCGTCGTGGCTGTACGCTCGCGAGATCGTCGACGGCATCGTCGACCACCGGAACGAGATCGACGAGTTGATCTCGACGCACTCGCGCGGGTGGACGCTCGAGCGCATGCCCGCCGTCGACCGGGCGCTGCTGCGCGTCGCGGTGTGGGAGATCGTCTACAACGACGAGGTCCCCGACGGCGTCGCGATCTCCGAGGCCGTCGAGGCGGCCACGGTCCTCTCGACCGACGATTCGGCCGGGTTCGTCAACGGGCTCCTGAACGCCGTGTCGCACTCGAAGGCGTGA
- the aroB gene encoding 3-dehydroquinate synthase, which yields MTSEAGDRTAIRVGGEDGYDVVVGRGVLAELGDALGPNVRKVLVVHPATLGARANELRAALQDRFEVLLAEIPDAEAGKRVEVAAFCWQILGQADFTRTDAVVGLGGGAATDLAGFVAATWLRGVRVVQIPTTVLGMVDAAVGGKTGINTNEGKNLVGVFHAPAAVLCDLDLLDTLPKNEILAGFAEIVKAGFIRYPEILDVIEADPEIATDPTTPQFRRVVELAIRMKADVVSEDFTEAGLREILNYGHTLGHAVEHAERYQWRHGAAVAVGLAFAAELARLSGRLSDEVADRHKRVLDLLSLPTSYPAGRWNTLLATMQRDKKSRAGQLRFIVLDDLAKPTVMQAPDQSLLFAAYQEIAS from the coding sequence ATGACGAGCGAAGCGGGCGACCGCACGGCGATCCGCGTCGGCGGCGAAGACGGATACGACGTCGTCGTCGGGCGGGGCGTGCTGGCCGAGCTGGGCGATGCGCTCGGCCCGAACGTCCGGAAGGTGCTCGTCGTGCATCCGGCGACGCTGGGGGCCCGGGCGAACGAGCTGCGCGCCGCATTGCAGGATCGCTTCGAGGTGCTGCTCGCCGAGATCCCCGACGCCGAGGCCGGGAAGCGCGTCGAGGTCGCCGCGTTCTGCTGGCAGATCCTGGGGCAGGCCGACTTCACCCGAACCGACGCCGTCGTCGGGCTCGGCGGGGGAGCCGCGACCGACCTCGCGGGCTTCGTCGCGGCCACCTGGCTGCGCGGCGTGCGCGTCGTCCAGATCCCCACCACGGTCCTCGGCATGGTCGACGCCGCCGTCGGCGGCAAGACCGGCATCAACACGAACGAGGGCAAGAACCTCGTGGGCGTCTTCCACGCGCCCGCCGCGGTGCTGTGCGACCTCGACCTGCTCGACACACTGCCGAAGAACGAGATCCTCGCCGGCTTCGCCGAGATCGTGAAGGCCGGGTTCATCCGGTACCCGGAGATCCTCGACGTGATCGAGGCCGATCCCGAGATCGCCACCGACCCGACGACGCCGCAGTTCCGCCGCGTGGTCGAGCTCGCGATCCGGATGAAGGCCGACGTCGTCTCCGAGGACTTCACCGAGGCGGGACTGCGCGAGATCCTGAACTACGGACACACCCTCGGGCACGCGGTCGAGCACGCCGAGCGCTACCAGTGGCGCCACGGCGCCGCGGTCGCCGTCGGCCTGGCGTTCGCAGCCGAGCTCGCCCGTCTCTCGGGCCGGCTCAGCGACGAGGTCGCCGACCGGCACAAGCGCGTCCTCGACCTGCTGAGCCTGCCGACGAGCTACCCCGCCGGGCGGTGGAACACGCTGCTGGCGACCATGCAGCGCGACAAGAAGTCGCGTGCCGGGCAGCTGCGCTTCATCGTGCTGGACGACCTCGCGAAGCCGACCGTCATGCAGGCGCCCGACCAGTCCCTGCTGTTCGCCGCCTACCAGGAGATCGCGTCGTGA
- a CDS encoding type II 3-dehydroquinate dehydratase has translation MTTILVLNGPNLGRLGAREPEVYGSETLADIGARIEASVPDGIHIDLRQTEDESELIGWLYEAVDRGTPVVLNPAAFTHYSYGLRDAAALLKQAGVPLIEVHLSNPHAREAFRHTSVISAVASGVIAGFGADSYLLAVEQIVRLIGASDARA, from the coding sequence GTGACCACGATCCTCGTCCTCAACGGCCCGAATCTCGGGCGACTCGGCGCGCGCGAGCCCGAGGTCTACGGCAGTGAGACCCTGGCCGACATCGGGGCCCGGATCGAGGCGTCCGTGCCCGACGGCATCCACATCGACCTGCGGCAGACCGAGGACGAGTCCGAGCTGATCGGCTGGCTCTACGAGGCGGTCGACCGCGGCACGCCGGTGGTGCTGAATCCGGCAGCCTTCACGCACTACAGCTACGGCCTGCGCGACGCCGCGGCGCTGCTCAAGCAGGCCGGCGTGCCGCTGATCGAGGTGCACCTGTCGAACCCGCACGCACGTGAGGCGTTCCGGCACACGAGCGTGATCTCGGCGGTGGCATCCGGGGTGATCGCCGGGTTCGGAGCAGACAGCTACCTGCTCGCGGTCGAGCAGATCGTGCGGCTGATCGGCGCATCCGACGCGAGGGCGTAG
- the pyrR gene encoding bifunctional pyr operon transcriptional regulator/uracil phosphoribosyltransferase PyrR gives MTRAVLSQADVQRGLTRISHEILESNRGASDLVILGIPTRGVILARRIAETIARIESGAPSPEALAGALDVTMYRDDLAHTRTRTPAPTQLPPGGIDDRTVVLVDDVLYSGRTIRAALDALADLGRPRAVRLAVLVDRGHREFPIRADFVGKNLPSSKSERINVRLVETDGEDAVTIDGPVDGPADGPADTEGVGA, from the coding sequence TTGACGCGCGCCGTGCTCAGCCAAGCTGACGTCCAGCGGGGACTCACCCGCATCTCGCACGAGATCCTCGAATCCAATCGCGGGGCATCCGATCTGGTCATCCTGGGCATTCCGACCCGGGGCGTGATCCTCGCCCGCCGCATCGCCGAAACCATCGCGCGCATCGAATCCGGTGCGCCCTCGCCCGAAGCCTTGGCCGGCGCGCTCGACGTCACCATGTACCGGGACGACCTCGCGCACACCCGCACCCGGACCCCGGCGCCGACCCAGCTGCCCCCCGGCGGCATCGACGACCGCACCGTCGTGCTCGTCGACGACGTGCTGTACTCCGGCCGCACCATCCGCGCCGCCCTCGACGCGCTCGCCGACCTCGGGCGCCCGCGGGCCGTCCGCCTGGCGGTCCTCGTCGACCGCGGGCACCGCGAGTTCCCGATCCGGGCCGACTTCGTGGGCAAGAACCTGCCGAGCTCCAAGAGCGAGCGCATCAACGTGCGCCTCGTCGAGACCGACGGCGAGGATGCCGTCACGATCGACGGTCCGGTCGACGGTCCCGCCGACGGCCCTGCCGACACCGAAGGAGTCGGCGCATGA
- the mltG gene encoding endolytic transglycosylase MltG, protein MTQSPPEPDDAPDGAAWDAMLRGDQPRGRTQPNGDPYALLTGPRRPSLPGGGGAAGPGAQPERQPVTDAPAQPRYESQIVQDAGPSQPPAAHPNAMEHGMSRRALREAEQRAAAASGETADGRHDAGFDAILADYGRPAAAEADARYAGASAGTGARSAVADPWAELADEPEPARPSRTDRRAAAATISDHHGDDGRRRRRGPWGCLVGLLIVVALGAGAWFFLQGPINSVIARFQPAPDFEGSGTGEVLFQIHDGDTGSDVAVNLEAEGVTASYDAFYDLLLAQTPEPEFHPGVYRLAEEMSAAAALEALVDPASKLENTVLITEGTWANDALAEASAVLQIPIEELQAATANPQALGLPAEATTVEGFLFPATYTFDPGVTAEQVVQQMVQQSLAAYDAAGVAPEDRYRVATVASLIEREGLPQDFGKVSRVIQNRLDQGMLLQFDSTVHYGLGDNSVVTTTDAERADAGNAYNTYVHPGLTPGPIGNPGAAAIAAALAPEDGPWLYFVTVNPDTGETIFTSTLEEHEAAAERFYQWLEENSTDG, encoded by the coding sequence GTGACTCAGTCCCCCCCTGAGCCCGACGACGCACCAGACGGCGCCGCCTGGGACGCCATGCTGCGCGGAGACCAGCCGCGCGGCAGGACCCAGCCGAACGGCGACCCCTACGCGCTGCTCACCGGGCCCCGACGGCCGTCGCTTCCCGGCGGTGGTGGGGCCGCCGGCCCGGGCGCGCAGCCCGAGCGGCAACCGGTGACGGACGCGCCGGCGCAGCCTCGGTACGAGTCGCAGATCGTGCAGGATGCTGGGCCGTCCCAGCCCCCCGCGGCTCACCCGAACGCGATGGAGCACGGGATGAGCCGGCGAGCGTTGCGCGAGGCCGAGCAGCGTGCGGCTGCGGCATCCGGTGAAACCGCAGACGGTCGGCACGATGCCGGGTTCGACGCCATCCTCGCCGACTACGGGAGACCCGCTGCCGCAGAGGCGGATGCCCGGTACGCGGGCGCCTCGGCCGGCACCGGCGCGCGCAGCGCCGTCGCCGACCCCTGGGCCGAACTCGCCGACGAGCCCGAGCCCGCACGCCCGAGCCGCACCGATCGGCGGGCCGCGGCGGCGACCATCTCGGATCACCACGGCGACGACGGCCGTCGTCGCCGCCGCGGGCCGTGGGGCTGCCTCGTCGGCCTCCTCATCGTCGTCGCGCTCGGCGCGGGCGCCTGGTTCTTCCTCCAGGGCCCGATCAACTCGGTCATCGCGCGCTTCCAGCCGGCCCCCGATTTCGAGGGTTCGGGAACGGGGGAGGTCCTCTTCCAGATCCACGACGGCGACACCGGTTCCGACGTCGCCGTGAATCTGGAGGCCGAGGGTGTGACGGCGTCGTACGACGCGTTCTACGACCTCCTGCTCGCGCAGACGCCCGAACCGGAGTTCCACCCGGGGGTGTACCGACTCGCCGAGGAGATGAGCGCGGCCGCCGCCCTGGAGGCGCTGGTGGATCCGGCGAGCAAGCTCGAGAACACCGTGCTCATCACCGAGGGCACCTGGGCGAACGACGCCCTCGCCGAGGCGTCCGCGGTGCTCCAGATCCCGATCGAGGAGTTGCAGGCGGCGACCGCGAACCCGCAGGCGCTCGGACTCCCCGCCGAGGCGACCACGGTGGAGGGCTTCCTGTTCCCCGCCACGTACACCTTCGACCCCGGTGTCACGGCCGAACAGGTCGTGCAGCAGATGGTCCAGCAGAGCCTCGCGGCCTACGACGCCGCGGGCGTGGCGCCCGAAGACCGATATCGGGTCGCGACCGTCGCCTCCCTGATCGAGCGCGAAGGCCTGCCGCAGGACTTCGGCAAGGTGTCGCGGGTGATCCAGAATCGCCTCGACCAGGGGATGCTGCTCCAGTTCGACTCGACCGTGCATTACGGGCTCGGCGACAACTCGGTCGTCACGACGACGGATGCCGAGCGCGCCGATGCCGGCAACGCCTACAACACCTACGTGCACCCGGGCCTCACGCCGGGCCCGATCGGGAACCCGGGCGCCGCGGCCATCGCGGCGGCACTGGCGCCGGAGGACGGCCCGTGGCTGTACTTCGTGACGGTGAACCCCGACACCGGCGAGACGATCTTCACGTCGACGCTCGAGGAGCACGAGGCCGCGGCCGAGCGGTTCTACCAGTGGCTCGAGGAGAACTCGACGGATGGATGA
- a CDS encoding DoxX family protein, giving the protein MSSTTLDSGRASTAIGLDAVLDRANAAQAVVQRFLARIAVPSLRVSLGLVFLVFGALKYLPGVSPVEGLVGSTWSALSFGLVDGYAAMAITATLEVFVGLTFITGFLLRVGLLALAGTFVGIFSPLVFFFGDLFTAAGPTLTAQYILKDVVLVAAALVVAAKALTRPIGR; this is encoded by the coding sequence ATGTCCTCCACCACGCTCGACAGCGGTCGCGCCTCCACCGCCATCGGCCTCGACGCCGTGCTCGACCGCGCGAATGCCGCGCAGGCCGTCGTCCAACGCTTCCTCGCCCGCATCGCGGTGCCGAGCCTGCGCGTCTCGCTCGGTCTCGTGTTCCTCGTCTTCGGCGCGCTCAAGTACCTGCCGGGGGTGAGCCCGGTGGAAGGCCTGGTGGGCAGCACCTGGAGCGCGCTCTCGTTCGGCCTCGTCGACGGGTACGCCGCGATGGCGATCACCGCGACGCTCGAGGTCTTCGTCGGCCTCACGTTCATCACCGGGTTCCTGCTGCGGGTCGGCCTGCTGGCGCTGGCCGGCACGTTCGTGGGCATCTTCTCGCCGCTCGTGTTCTTCTTCGGCGACCTGTTCACGGCGGCGGGCCCGACCCTCACGGCGCAGTACATCCTGAAGGACGTCGTGCTCGTGGCGGCAGCGCTGGTCGTCGCCGCGAAGGCGCTCACCCGGCCGATCGGTCGTTGA
- the efp gene encoding elongation factor P, with the protein MASTADIKNGVVLNIDGQLWSVIEFQHVKPGKGGAFVRTKLKNVVSGKVVDRTYNAGTKVDIENVDRRDFTYLYNDGDGFVFMDATDYDQITVPAATVGDAANFMLENQNVTIALNNGNPLYVDLPASVVLEITYTEPGLQGDRSTGGTKPATVQTGYEIQVPLFLETGTKVKVDTRTGDYLGRVND; encoded by the coding sequence ATGGCATCGACCGCAGACATCAAGAACGGCGTCGTCCTCAACATCGACGGCCAGCTCTGGAGCGTGATCGAGTTCCAGCACGTGAAGCCGGGCAAGGGTGGCGCGTTCGTGCGCACCAAGCTCAAGAACGTCGTGTCGGGCAAGGTCGTCGACCGCACCTACAACGCCGGCACCAAGGTCGACATCGAGAACGTCGACCGTCGCGACTTCACCTACCTCTACAACGACGGCGACGGATTCGTCTTCATGGACGCCACCGACTACGACCAGATCACGGTTCCGGCCGCGACCGTCGGCGACGCGGCGAACTTCATGCTCGAGAACCAGAACGTCACCATCGCCCTGAACAACGGCAACCCGCTCTACGTCGACCTCCCCGCGTCGGTCGTGCTCGAGATCACCTACACCGAGCCGGGCCTCCAGGGCGACCGCTCGACGGGCGGCACGAAGCCGGCGACCGTGCAGACCGGCTACGAGATCCAGGTGCCGCTGTTCCTGGAGACCGGCACGAAGGTCAAGGTCGACACGCGTACCGGCGACTACCTCGGCCGCGTGAACGACTAG
- a CDS encoding shikimate dehydrogenase: protein MDDATRRLAVLGSPIAHSMSPALHRAAYDLLGLEHWEYTRIEAVGADLPALLDSRDESWRGLSLTMPLKQDVIPLLDDVDEIATLTDAVNTVLLADGVRRGFNTDVGGIVRALRAVGCDQVRTGALLGGGATASSALAAMAELGAASVDVFLRRPEAGGPVAELAARLGLRLEVRPIADLARLEAVDLVVSTLPGGADPGVEASHALRRSAPLFDVAYAPWPTPLVAQWLEDDGTVVHGLEMLLHQAVLQVRIFTTGDPFAELPDEAAVLAAMRLAIT, encoded by the coding sequence ATGGATGATGCCACCCGGCGGCTCGCCGTGCTCGGTTCGCCGATCGCGCACTCGATGTCCCCGGCGCTGCATCGCGCGGCCTACGACCTGCTCGGGCTCGAGCACTGGGAGTACACGCGCATCGAGGCCGTCGGCGCCGACCTCCCGGCGCTGCTCGACTCTCGCGACGAGAGCTGGCGCGGGTTGTCGCTCACGATGCCGCTGAAGCAGGACGTCATCCCGCTGCTCGACGACGTCGACGAGATCGCGACGCTGACCGATGCGGTCAACACCGTGCTGCTCGCCGACGGGGTGCGGCGCGGGTTCAACACCGATGTCGGCGGGATCGTCCGCGCCCTCCGCGCGGTCGGGTGCGACCAGGTCCGCACGGGCGCCCTGCTCGGCGGCGGTGCGACCGCGTCGTCCGCCCTCGCGGCGATGGCCGAGCTCGGCGCGGCATCCGTCGACGTCTTCCTGCGACGACCGGAGGCCGGCGGCCCGGTCGCCGAGCTCGCGGCCCGGCTCGGACTGCGCCTCGAGGTCCGGCCGATCGCCGATCTCGCGCGGCTCGAGGCCGTCGACCTCGTGGTGAGCACGCTTCCGGGCGGCGCCGACCCGGGGGTGGAGGCATCCCATGCCCTCAGGAGGAGTGCGCCGCTCTTCGACGTCGCCTACGCCCCGTGGCCGACGCCGCTCGTGGCGCAGTGGCTGGAAGACGACGGCACCGTGGTGCACGGCCTCGAGATGCTGCTGCACCAGGCGGTGCTGCAGGTGCGGATCTTCACGACCGGCGATCCGTTCGCCGAACTGCCCGACGAGGCCGCGGTGCTCGCGGCCATGCGGCTCGCGATCACCTGA
- a CDS encoding shikimate kinase yields the protein MNLPVVLIGPMGAGKSRVGARLAREVGAPFVDTDQRLVERYGPIEEIFEREGEEYFRIIEREVVAEALREEAVVALGGGAVLHPDTQDDLEPLAVVLLRVDAEAVAPRLVGGNRPLLAEGGIERWRSILAARLPVYEAVADLDIDTSRRPVARIVAEITGRLGERA from the coding sequence GTGAACCTGCCCGTGGTGCTCATCGGTCCGATGGGCGCGGGCAAGAGCCGGGTGGGCGCGAGGCTCGCGCGGGAGGTCGGGGCGCCGTTCGTCGACACCGACCAGCGACTCGTGGAGCGGTACGGCCCGATCGAGGAGATCTTCGAGCGGGAGGGCGAGGAGTACTTCCGCATCATCGAGCGCGAGGTCGTGGCGGAGGCCCTCCGTGAGGAGGCGGTCGTCGCGCTCGGCGGCGGTGCGGTGCTGCACCCGGACACGCAGGACGATCTCGAGCCGCTCGCCGTGGTGCTGCTCCGGGTCGACGCCGAGGCGGTCGCGCCGCGGCTCGTCGGCGGCAACCGTCCGCTGCTCGCCGAGGGCGGCATCGAGCGGTGGCGGAGCATCCTCGCCGCCCGGCTGCCCGTCTACGAGGCCGTGGCGGACCTCGACATCGACACCTCGCGCCGTCCGGTCGCGCGGATCGTCGCGGAGATCACCGGACGACTGGGAGAACGAGCATGA